A single genomic interval of Lathyrus oleraceus cultivar Zhongwan6 chromosome 7, CAAS_Psat_ZW6_1.0, whole genome shotgun sequence harbors:
- the LOC127100597 gene encoding uncharacterized protein LOC127100597, with translation MDPIKYIFEKPALTSRVDRWQMTLTEYDIQHVTQKAVKGSVLSDYLAHQPLEDYQSMRFEFPDEDIMLIRDYNIPDSEEGPEPGSWWTLVFDGASNTQGNNIGSVIISPTGFHLPFTTRLCFEYTNNMEKCEACIFDIEAAIGLNIKIFEVYRDSALVINKVKGEWEARVIPYFNEITFHHIPREENQFADALTTLSSMFKVKWKESTNFPP, from the coding sequence atggatccaatcaagtacatcttcgagaaacctgctCTAACCAGTAGAGTTGACCGTTGGCAAATGACCCTAACTGAGTACGACATTCAACATGTCACCCAAAAAGCGGTCAAAGGAAGTGTGCTATCTGACTATCTCGCTCACCAACCCTTGGAGGATTATCAGTCAATGCGctttgaattccctgatgaggacatcatgttgATAAGGGATTACAACATCCCCGACTCCGAAGAAGGACCAGAACCTGGGTCCTGGTGGACACTtgtatttgatggagcttctaacACTCAAGGAAATAACATTGGGTCTGTCATCATCTCCCCAACTGGTTTTCACTTACCCTTCACTACAAGGTTGTGTTTTGAATATACCAACAATATGGAGAAGTGCGAGGCTTGTATCTTCGACATTGAAGCTGCGATTGGTCTTAATATCAAAATCTTTGAAGTTTATAGAGATTCAGCCTTGGTCATCAACAaagtcaaaggagaatgggaagCCCGAGTGATCCCATACTTCAACGAGATTACTTTCCATCACATCCCTCGAGAGGAAAATCAGTTCGCCGATGCCTTAACTACTCTTtcatccatgtttaaggtcaaaTGGAAAGAAAGCACCAACTTTCCACCTTGA
- the LOC127106982 gene encoding alpha-1,3-arabinosyltransferase XAT3, with product MIFNTFFCKRFSDYKGKILGYGAYLCFLFMIFSLCTVLKPYMLDPIHHFFEEIKTMKVEEELCISEPRTEYCQTNGDIRVHGKFSSVYIVSDKTITMDENTSRSIRPYARKWETNAMKRVTQWSIKTIQQAPNCTKNHTIPAVIFSTSGYTGNHFHEFSDIIIPLFLTCKQFNGQVQLLITDYKPWWILKHKPFLEKLSDYETIDIDKDEKVHCFPKVIVGLKRYDNDLTVDSQKYSYSMKDFRDFLRSSYSLERVNAIEIRDTSKKSMKVKKPRLLIVSRKRTRSFTNIPQIVKMAKQLGFKVLVKDGGRNMSRFANIVNSCDVLMGVHGAGLTNILFLPENAIFIQVVPYGDVKLLATNDFGKASEDMNIRYLEYKIGLEESSLVEEYPLDDRIGKETSSIRKQDWDKQNVRLDVNRFRPILKNALELLVQ from the exons ATGATTTTCAATACATTTTTTTGCAAAAGATTTAGTGATTACAAGGGGAAAATATTGGGATATGGAGCATATCTGTGCTTCTTGTTCATGATTTTCAGTCTTTGTACAGTCTTAAAGCCTTACATGTTGGATCCTATACATCATTTTT TTGAAGAAATCAAAACAATGAAAGTAGAGGAAGAACTATGCATCTCAGAACCAAGAACAGAATACTGTCAAACAAATGGAGATATCAGAGTGCATGGAAAATTCTCTTCAGTTTACATTGTCTCAGACAAAACAATCACCATGGATGAAAACACGTCAAGGAGTATAAGACCCTATGCAAGAAAGTGGGAAACAAATGCAATGAAAAGGGTAACACAATGGTCAATAAAAACCATCCAACAAGCCCCAAATTGCACCAAGAATCACACCATTCCAGCAGTTATATTCTCTACTTCAGGATACACAGGAAACCATTTTCATGAATTCAGTGACATCATCATTCCACTGTTTTTGACCTGTAAGCAATTCAATGGACAAGTGCAGCTTCTCATAACTGATTACAAGCCTTGGTGGATTCTCAAACACAAACCATTTCTTGAAAAGCTTTCCGACTACGAGACTATCGACATTGATAAAGATGAGAAAGTTCATTGCTTCCCTAAGGTGATTGTTGGTCTCAAAAGGTATGATAATGATCTCACCGTTGATTCTCAGAAATATTCATATTCTATGAAAGACTTTAGAGATTTTTTGCGAAGTTCTTACTCATTGGAAAGAGTAAATGCAATCGAAATTCGAGATACTAGTAAAAAAAGCATGAAGGTTAAGAAACCTAGGCTTCTTATTGTATCAAGAAAAAGAACAAGATCATTCACTAATATACCTCAAATAGTAAAAATGGCTAAACAGTTAGGTTTCAAAGTACTTGTTAAAGATGGAGGAAGGAACATGTCAAGGTTTGCAAATATTGTGAATTCTTGTGATGTGTTAATGGGAGTTCATGGTGCTGGTCTTACTAACATACTTTTCTTACCTGAAAATGCAATTTTCATTCAAGTTGTGCCTTATGGTGATGTGAAATTGCTTGCTACAAATGATTTTGGAAAGGCCTCAGAAGATATGAATATTAGGTATTTGGAATATAAAATAGGGTTGGAAGAAAGTAGTCTTGTAGAAGAATATCCATTGGATGACAGGATTGGGAAGGAGACTTCATCAATAAGAAAACAAGATTGGGACAAACAAAATGTAAGGCTTGATGTGAATAGGTTTAGGCCAATATTGAAAAATGCCCTTGAGTTATTGGTTCAATAG